caagtccctttgcatctctgcattttgaattctctccccatctaaataatagtcttcctgtttatttcctccaccaaagtgcatgacaatacactttccaacatcgtattccatttgccagtttgcccattcccctaaactatctaagtctctctgtaggctctctgtttcctcaacactacctgctcttccacctgtctttgtatcatcagcaaatttagccacaaattctttaataccgtagtccaaatcattgacgtacattgtaaaaagcagcggtcctaacactaacccctgtggaactccactggtaactggcagccagccagaacaggatccctttattcccagtctctgttttctgccgatcagccaatgctccacccatactagtaacttccctgtaattccatgggctcttaacttgctcagcagcctcatgcggcaccttgtcaaaggccttctgaaaatccaagtacaccatgtctactgcatctcctttgtctaccctgcttgtaatttcctcaaaaaattacagtaggtttgtcaggcaggattttcctttcaggaaaccatgctggttttggcctatcttgtcatgtacctccaggtactctgtaccCTCTCATTCCTAACAATCGATTACAGCAACTTTCTAACCACTGATATCGGGCTAAGAGGTTTATAgttccctttctgctgcctcccaccttttaaaaagcagagtaatatttgcaattttccagtcatctggtacaatgtcagaatctatcatttcttgaaagatcatcatcaatgtctccacaatctctccagctacttccttcagaacccaaggatgcattccatcaggtccaggagatttatccaccctcagaccattaagcttcctcagcaccttctcagtcgtaattttcactgcacatactttacttccttgacactcttgagtgtccggtatactgtaggtgtcttccactgtgaagactgatgcaaaatacacaacacactaaatgctggtggaacgcagcaggccaggctgcatctataggaagaagtatagttgatgtttcgggtcaagacacttcgtcaggaccaaTGGAAAaagaaatagtaagagatttgagagggggaggggaagacctgaaatgatagaagaagacggggagggggaggattgaagctaagagctgggaagatgattatcccttttgccaatcaacttcccagctcttagcttcatccctccccctccccatcttctatcattttgggtcttccccctccccctcccactttcaaatctctggcTATCTCTTTTTTACGTtagccctgacaaagggtctcggcccgaaacatcgactgcacttcttcctatagatgctgcctggcctgctgcgttccaccagcattttgtgtgtgttgcttgaatttccagcatctgcagatttcctcatgtttgcaaaatacgcattcagttcctctgccatctctgcatcttatTACAATAACTCCAGCATCTTTTGGTATTGGTCCCATatttaccctcaactctcttttacctttcatatacttgaaaaagcttttagtatcttctttgatattagtcaccagcttcctttggTAACAAGTATAAATGTATATTAAAtcattaaattaaaaatattgcaaaaacaaataataaaagtgaggtggtgttgtaGGGTttaatgtccacttaggaatcgaatggcagagggaagaagctgtttctgaatcactgagtgtgtgccttcaggcttctgtacctcctacctgatggtaacagtgagaaaagggaatgtccTGGGTAATGAACATAGAATGCATTAAGGTCATCGGGAGGGGATGTGCTGTTGTTTGCTTCTCACTCATCCCATCCATTTTGATAATAATGGACGTCGCCTTTccgaggcaccactccttgaagtggaggctatggaggctagtacccaagttaGGGCTGATTAACtttacaattttctgtagctcctttcaatcctgtgcagtagccctcagcccccccccccccataccagacagtgatgcagcctgtcagaatattcaccccccccataccagacagtgatgcagcctgtcagaatattcacccccccataccagacagtgatgcagcctgtcagaatattcacccccccccataccagacagtgatgcagcctgtcagaatattcaccccccccataccagacagtgatgcagcctgtcagaatattcaccccccataccagacagtgatgcagcctgtcagaatattcaccccccataccagacagtgatgcagcctgtcggaatattcaccccccccataccagacagtgatgcagcctgtcagaatattcaccccccataccagacagtgatgcagcctgtcggaatattcaccccccccataccagacagtgatgcagcctgtcagaatattcaccccccccataccagacagtgatgcagcctgtcagaatattcaccccccataccagacagtgatgcagcctgtcagaatattcacccccccccataccagacagtgatgcagcctgtcagaatattcaccccccataccagacagtgatgcagcctgtcagaatattcaccccccataccagacagtgatgcagcctgtcagaatgctctccacagtccatctatagaagtttttgagtgtgttaggtgacaaaccaaatctcctcaaactcctaatgaaatctaGCTGGATTTAAATTTAAAGGAGGAAGAGGTGTTCAGTCTCTGGAATGTATTCCATTCAGTAGGATCTTTGCCTCCCACCACATCCCCAATGTCCCCACACCCCTCTATTTGGTTGTAGTTTAATTAACACAGTCACTCCCCAAATCATGCACTAATATTTTCAGTGTTCAAGATTTAAGGTTGCTTAGTGTCATTTACAGTGTGTAagcgtaaaggagaatgaaataattgttactccggatctgatgcaacacaaaacTCTAAGTAAagtaatacaataataataaaaacataattaatataaatacacaagaccagaccaggagtgtctgtacataaggtgactccgaCAGGAAATCataaagtggtggtggttggGATGTagagaggtgggttagtgggtggactGTTGATCAGACATACTGCCTGGGAAAGGAACTGCTTTGGACTGATCCAAACAGGACTTGCTGAGAGTGCAGCACAGATCACTAGGAGTTCTGGATGGTTTTCAGTATGTGCTGAACCCTGCACAGTGAGGCAACCTACTGCTTTTTATAGGTAACTTAGGATTCATTGGAGACAAAACCAGTAACAGGCAAATGCTTGAAAAAGCAGGTCAGAGAGGGATGTGAAATTAATGTGAGCAAGTGGGATGAGGATAGGAGGGTGAGGTGGTAACAGTAAgctggagggcctgtttctgtgctgtacaacaagGCATTGAAAATCCTTCCATCTGCCCCTTTCCCCACTGAAACCAGGCGAGCACGTTGAATGGGATAGTGCTGGTGGAGAAGACCCGGCTGAGTGAGCAATATTTTGCTGGAGTGCAGAAGTTTGTCGTGTTGGAACTGGGCCTGACGCTGTTACCTGTGGCCAGTCAGTCTGAGGCTTCACAGCTCATTGCCCAGCTGGTAAGTGACCTTCCCTTGAGCCGAGCTCGGTGCATGTTGAGTGGGCACGTCTCTAGCCCGTGTGTGGAGGCAGTGTTCAACCTCTTTACCCAAATCTTGTTTCTTCCATCATCAGGAATGGTTGGAAACGATGAGCAGGATCAGTGGAGGGATGGCTAATGTTACAGGGCAGTGACTCCTCCTGAAGACTGCAGACTGTGGAGGTGGGAACCCTGAGTGGAGAGCAGAGCTGGAGAAACAGTGATGATTAGGAGGGAACTATATTACCACCACCACTCCTATGTACACTAGGGCTTGGAGCAGGGGTAGCAAGTCTTTCTGAGTTGTGTGTGCCCATACTGCTGATGATCTAAAAAAATTCTCCCTCGTGCCTTGGTAATTTTGAGCAGTGATTATCATTGATGAATTAGTAATGGTAATTACAGACTTTAAGAATTGGGGATGAGTTCTATTGCTTATTTACGTGTATACatggtacagactagatgggctgtagtgttctatgactaagCTATTAATCTAGTCCTATCAACCTtcacctagaccatagccctcaatgcctgtcccatccacgtacctatccaagacacccaccacttccactagcacattgttccacagtctcaccacaatttgagtgaagttccccctcagattccccttaagtaCCTTTCACCTTCAGTCTATGACTACTAGTTTTAGTCTCGTCCAACCTCTGGGGGAAAAAAacctgcatgcatttaccctaaATATGGTCTGGTGTGGTTGGAATTCCTGTGTTCTGGTCCAGGTCTGATCTGTTTGTGATTTCTCCTGGAAACTGGTTAACACTGTGGTTAtaacatagaccagtacagcacaggtacaggccctttggcctgcaatgttgtaccaaaccagTTAAATTGGTAATCAAATAGCCAACTGATCTCTTCTGTATAGACAatgttcatatccttccattttcctcattcgtgtgtctatctaaatgtcccttaaatatccccaatgcTTCTGCCTTTACCAGCACCCCAGacaacacattccaggcacctgccattctatgtaaaaataaataaatacaaacttgcccctcacatctcattTGGTTCTGTGGTACAGTTCTCTCATCTGAAGCTCCAAGAACTGCAGGGCACCCCAGTTAGCATAAAGGTCTTTGGGGGGCATTGCTGTGTGGAACAGGCTGATGCTGGAGGGTGAGCTGACCTCAATTCTCTGTGCAGGTACATGAGGAGAGTAGGGACCGGGACCACAATCCATTTCTGCGTAACAGCCGCTCTATTTTGTCTGACGCTGGGATCCTCGCCTCCGTCCAGAAGATTCCTGGAGTCGGGAAGGTGAAAGCCATGAATCTCCTCTGTCGGTTCCCCAGTATCCAGCAGCTCAGTGTTGCTACACAAGAGGAGCTGGAGCCAGTAACCGGACCAAATGTGGCTCAGCAGATCACAGAGTTCTTTTCACCAGTCCCCTGAGAGTGTCCCAACAGCCAGATCACGCAGTTTACCACAGTTAAAGATGCGGGGCACAGGAAACCTTCTCCATATGGAGCTGTCTGACCCTGGCTCTTCCCCACTGCTTGGTGTCCCATGAACAGTCCACCAGATCCCTGACACATGTACGCATCAGCTGCAGCTCCACCGAAGCCATGCAGGTGCAGGATGCAACAACCTCTCTCCTCTATACGGGGTTGTTTGCTCTGAGCTTACCCCGCTGCTTGGTGTCTTGTGGACGACTTGCCAGCTGTGGCGTCACAGCTACACACCTCTATATGGGGCTGTCTGCTCCAACCCTACCCCACTGCTTGGTGTCTCTCACACAGCTGACTGCTGTAGCTACACAGATGCAGGCAACAGGAATCTCTACCTTCATACAGGGCTGTGTCTACTTCACACCCGATATTTCATGAACTTCTCGCCACTCCCCTGAAAAGACTCAAATCAGCTGTCTGACAGATACTCAAACATGTGGCTTAACCGTAGCTAGAGACACAGGGATCAGAAACCTCTACCCCCACAAGGGGCTGTCTGCTCCAACCTTGCCCCACTGTTTGGTATCTCGTGAACTTCTCACTACTCCCCTGACACAGGCACACACCAGCTCCACAGGAGTGAGGCATAGGAACCTCTAACTCCCTTACCCCACTACTTGTGCTTTTTCAGTTGTTGGGTCAAGCTGTGTGACTGCAGGGTACCACGGATGTTCCTCAGCTCCAGTGAACAGCACTCCCACTGCTGTCCTGCGGAGCCACatcaggtggggaggggtgagagatCTGTTCCTGTTGCAGGTCTGACTCTGCTGTGGCCACAGAAGGAGGAGATGCTGGAGTTGGATGTGTGCTGCTGGATTCCACACTGGGTTGGAGACTGGCCCGTCCCGTCAGTATTCACTTGGTGGGAGACAAAAACTGTTCTTGCAGAAATGAGGCTCCAGGATAccatccatgcaccatcaatctgaaGGCTGTGACACTcaaggacttgggctatattatttttttatttttttggtAAATGTTTTTCTGCTttcataattatatgtgctgtgtgtctgTTGATTCTGTGTTTTGTACTTTAACCCCAGTAGAATGCTGTTTTATTTAGCTGTATTCAGGGGTAAGGtcgaatgacaattaaacaaaCTTAAAATAACGAAGCTCAAGGATCTTCTGAATGTGCTGTGTACTGGGAACTGGCACTGCGTTTGTACGTAGACCTATTTCTGCCTCCTGTAATTTGGGACTCTGGGCCAAATTAGGATGCAATTTTCGTGTAAGGGGACTGCAGGgttggggtgggagggaggagttCTGGCCAAGATACTGGTGTGGTGTTGAGATGTAACCCCGTCTCCTCCCCAGCTAGTCTCATGGCACTGAAAAGACTGGATACAGTCTGTCTGGGGATGGGTACAGAAAGGACACATGGTAATGTGATGACCAGCTCAGTACACCAGTCCTGTGATTGGGGGGGAGCTTCTCAGATACAGTCTGACTTGCCAAATGTTCCCTTGGAACCTGGGGCATGTGCTTCACAAGGCTGTGATCAGACCCATCCTGTGATGTGTTGTTgacaacagcacaggaacaggccattcagcccacaatagtGTTACCAGATAAAAAGCAAATCACAAACACTGCTCCCTCCAACCCATACTGTATCCCACCATCTTCCTtgcatccatgtacctttccaaacatCCCTGAAAGCCTCCAATGtttttgcctctgccaccacaccaagcagcacattccaagcatccacagttctgagtttaaaaaaaacttgcccctcccaTCTTGTTTAAacctactccctctcaccttcaaacaagagaaagtttgcagatgctggaaatccatgtaacacacaaaaaatgtttGAGTaattcagcagcatctatggaaaagaggactgGGAAAAAATGGTGTAgtggtagatttaaaaggtggcgggagagagaaccaccaggtggtaggtgaaaccaggagggtgagggataaagtaaagagctgggaagttgaatgatgagatgaagtgagagagggaaaaagggatgggaaatggagaagttgGATGGTGGGGGAGGCATTACAGGAAGTCTGAGACATTgacgttcatgccatctggttggaggctagccaAACAGAATGTATGTGCTGTTTCTCCAACTTATGAGTTGTCTCATCCCGACTGTGGAGCAGGCCACAGACGgatgtatcagaatgggaagtggaattaaagtgggtggccactggaagatcatGCTAAAACAAGCGGACTatgtgaagcggtctcccaatctatgttgggtctcaccaatgtacaggaggccacactaggagcaccagatacagtaaatgaccccaacagactcacaggtaaagcgtcgcctcacctggaaggactgtttgtggccctgagtggtattgagggaggaagtgtaggggtaggtgtagcacttgtttcacatggataagtgccaggagggagatcagtggggagggaagaatggacaagggagtcgcgtagggagcaatccctggggaaagcagaaagtgagggagggggaggagatatgcttagtggtgggaacccatt
The DNA window shown above is from Hypanus sabinus isolate sHypSab1 chromosome 17, sHypSab1.hap1, whole genome shotgun sequence and carries:
- the LOC132407086 gene encoding Fanconi anemia core complex-associated protein 24-like isoform X2, encoding MDALLNLSVCNTSVRAGASAVPFGHVIVNEKWRGSELALGCQGRITVIFEDGLGLVDFHLSKRLCVLYISEADLVAGNSYKKKLVQFRNASTLNGIVLVEKTRLSEQYFAGVQKFVVLELGLTLLPVASQSEASQLIAQLVHEESRDRDHNPFLRNSRSILSDAGILASVQKIPGVGKVKAMNLLCRFPSIQQLSVATQEELEPVTGPNVAQQITEFFSPVP
- the LOC132407086 gene encoding Fanconi anemia core complex-associated protein 24-like isoform X3, with protein sequence MRSGGVQSWLLAVRASTLNGIVLVEKTRLSEQYFAGVQKFVVLELGLTLLPVASQSEASQLIAQLVHEESRDRDHNPFLRNSRSILSDAGILASVQKIPGVGKVKAMNLLCRFPSIQQLSVATQEELEPVTGPNVAQQITEFFSPVP